CCTCGGCGCGCGGCACGACGGTGCCGAGGACGGGCAGCATCTGGAGGCCGATGACGGCGGCCGAGCCGTACATGTAGCCGCGCAGGTCCTGGTAGGTGGGGTAGTCGGTGACCACGAGGTCGCTGCGCATCGAGCGCAGGAACGCCGTGAAGTAGTCCGGGTCGATGCGGTAGCGGGCGACGGTGTGCGCCAGGGCGCGCACGACGGGGGCGTGCGCCGTGTCGGGCCCCCGGGCGCCGTCGAACGCCCCGGCAGAGGCGGAAGTCCCGGGGGAGGCGGACGGTCCGGGAACGGCGGGGCGTTCGAACACCGCCGCCACGCGCGCCGCGAGCGCGTCGAGGGCGCGGGCGCGTTCCTCGGCCGGCGTGCCGGGCGCGAGGTCGTCGACGATGTCGTCGGCCCACCGCGCGAACCCGTACAGCGCGTGGACGGCGGGCCGCCGGTCGGCCGGGAGCAGGCGGGTGGCCAGGAAGTAGGTGCGGCCGTGGCGGGCGTTGAGCCGCCGGCAGTGCGTGTAGGCGGCGCGCAGAGCTGGGTTGGTGATGCGCGCGGCGTCCAGTTCGCGGGCGGTCATGAGGCGAGGGTGATGGTCGTGCGGGAGCGGTCGCCGCCGCGCAGGCCCGTGACCCTGGCCGCCGCCAGCTTCCCCGAGAGCAGCACGGGCGGCACCCCGACGCCGGGGGTCGTGCCGCAGCCGGCGAGCACGGCGTTCGAGGTGCCGCGCACGAGGTTGCGCGGCCGGAACGGGCCGGTCTGCGCGAACGTGTGCGCGGCGGAGAACGGCGTGCCCGCCGCGTGTTCCTGCCGGGCCCAGTCGGCCGGGGTGACCAGGTGTTCGGCCTCGATGGCGGCGGCCAGGCCCGCGAGCCCCCGGCGTTCCAGCTCGGCGAGCAGCCGGTCGCGGTAGCGGGGGCCGAGCGTGCGCCACGCGTCGGCGTCGGGCCCGATGGCGGTGTTGGGGCAGGGCGCGAGCACGTAGTGCAGGTGGCGGCCCGGGGGCGCGAGCGAGGGATCGTGCGCGGTGGGGCGCGTGATGAGCAGCGAGGGGTCGGTCATCAGCCGCCCGGATCGGGTGAGTTCCTCGAACGTGCGTTCCCAGGCGCGGCCGAACGACAGCGTGTGGTGGCCAAGACCCGGCCACGTGCGCGTGGTGCCCGCGTGCAGCACGACGGCGGAGGGCGCGTGGCGCAGCCGCAGCGGGCGGCGCGGCACGCGGCCGAGAAGCCGGTAGGCGGTGGGCAGTTCCGGCGTGAGCACGACCGCGTCGCACGGCAGCCGCAGGCCGTCGGCGGTGTGCACGGCGGTGACGCGGTCGCCGCGGCGTTCGAGGCGGGTCACCGTCTGCCCCCAGTGGAACGTTCCCCCGGCGTCCGTGGCCGCCGCCGCGAGGGCGCGCGGCAGCGCGTGCACGCCCCCGCGTGGGAAGTACACGCCGGAGACCGTGTCCATGTAGGCGATGACGGCGTACGCGGCGAGCGCGCGGGTGGGCGACACGCCCGCGTAGAGGGACTGGAAGGTGAAGACGCGGCGCAGCCGCTCGTCGGACAGGAACCGGCCGACCTGCCGGTCGAGGCGGCCGAACCCGCCGAGCGCCGCGAGGCGCGCGAGGTCGGGGTTGAGCAGCCGGAGCGGTGAGTCGAAGTTCGCGTCGATGAACCGGTGCAGCTGCGCGCGGTACAGCGCTTCGAGCCACTGCCGCAGCCCGCGGTAGCCCGCCGCCTCGCGCGGCCCGGCGCACCGGCGGACCTCGGCCTCCATGGCCGCCGCGTCGGTGTGCACGTCGAGGTGGCCGCCGTCGGCGAACCTCGCCCGGTACGCGGGGTGCAGGGGAACGAGGTCGAGCCGTTCGCGCAGCGAGGTGCCGACGGCGGCGAACGCCTCGTCGATCAGCTCCGGCATCGTGACGACGGTCGGCCCGGTGTCGAGCAGGTAGCCGCCGAGGTCGACGCGCCCGGCCCGGCCGCCCGGCAGCGCCGCGCGTTCGACCACGGTCACCTCGCGCCCGGCGCCGAGCAGGTGCAGCGCCGCCGACAGGCCGGAGAGCCCTGCGCCCACCACGACGACGCGGCCGGTCGGCCCGGTCAGCCGCTTCATCGCGGCACCCCGGTCCCGGCGGTCGGGGCGGTCGGGGCGGTCGGGGGCGCCGGGGCGGTCCGGGACGTTCGGCGGGTCCGCGAGGAAAGTACCGGCATCGCGTGTCCTTCCGTGGTTCCGTGCGGCGGGGCCGCCACCGTCAGGGCGGCCCGCCGTGCAGGCGTTCCCCGGTCCGGGGCGGCACGGTCGCGCGGCGGCCGGATTCAGCCCGTTCGGCCCACGGGGTCGTTCGCTGCTCTCGGGGCGCCCGGCGCGCGCCCGCGCTCGGACGGCGCGCGCGCCGGGCGGCCGTCAGGGCGTCTCGGCCGCCTCCGCCGCCGCGTGGGCCTCGGCCGCCGCGAGGCGGGCGCGTTGCGGCTCGACCGTGTACTTCGGGTCGCGCACCGACGCCAGCCCCGCGTGGAACAGGCCGAAGCGCGTGCAGGCCGAGGCGGCCAGCAGCGCCGCGCCGCTGAGCGCCGCCGCCGCGCGGCTGCGCCCGGCGAGCCCGGCCGCGCCGGCCGCGCCCGCGGCGCCGAGCACCGAGGCGGCGCGCAGCAGGCGCCCGGCCTTCCCCCGCCGGTAGGTCTCGTCGACCGGCCCGGCGCGGCGGTGCAGCGCCCGCATGGCGGCGAACTCGGCGGCCGTGCCCAGCACGGCGGCGCGCCGCGCCGGGCCGCTCTCGCGCCCCGGCGCGGCCAGCAGCGCCATGCCGGCCGCGGCGGCCGCCGCCGAGCCGGTGAACAGGTACGGCAGTTCCCTGTGGCCCTCGTGCCACGCGGGCACCGCCGTGTCCGCGAACAGCACGCCCGTGTAGGCGGCGACCGCCGGCCCGAACACCGCCGCGCCGCAGGTCGCGGCCCGGCCGGTGCGGGGGAACAGGCCGGTCGTGTCGGTGACGGCGGCGACGCCGGCCAGCGGGCCGTAACCGGCGAGCAGCCACGAGCCGATGCTCATGGGGGAGGTCGGCTTGATCACGCGCAGCATGTTCAGGAAGCGCGCCGGGCGGCCGAGGTCGTGCACGAGCGCCACGACGGACAGCGAGACCGCGCCGAGCGAGCTGAGCTTCATCGCCCGCGCGGTGGCGCGCCGCCCGGTCAGCTCCGCACCGGCGGCGAGCACCGAGCCGGCCCCGGCGAGCCCGCCGAGGAACAGGTAGCCGGCGATGTCCGTGGCCGCCCAGTGCGGGGCCTTGAGCACCGGCCTGCCGTAGTACGACGTGAACGCCTCGCCGTCCCCCGGGCCGCCGCCGGGTCCGCCTCGGGAACGCCGCCGGCCCGCCGGGCCCGCCGCCCGCCGTTCGCCTGAGCCAGTGCCGGTGCTGAACGCGTCGGCGCCGTACGGCCGTTGGCCGTCCGGCGGGGCACCGTCCGGGACGGCCCCGGGACCGCCCGGCATGCCGTTGCCGAACAGCGCGTGGCTGCCGGGCCGTTCGTTGCGCAGGCCCGCCCTGGTCACCTCGGCGTCGCTCATCGCCTGCCTCCCGCGAACATCGCGGCGAGCCCCGTCAGCAGCGCCGCCGCCGCGACGCCCGCGTGCCGCCACATCGCGGGCAGGTCCCGCGTGGTGACCTGCGGGTCCGGCGGCAGCCCGTACACCTCGGGCTCGTCGAGCAGCAGGAAGAACGCGCCCGCGCCGCCCACCCCGTCCGCCGGGTCCTCGCCGTACAGGCGCGCGTCGGGCACGCCGGTCGCGTGCAGTTGCGCGACGCGCTCGGCCGCGCGCTCCCGCAGCGTCTCCAGCGGCCCGAACTGGATCGAGTCGGTCGGGCACGCCTTGGCGCAGGCGGGTTCGCTCCCGGCGCCGAGCCGGTCGTAGCACAGCGTGCACTTCCAGGCCCGCCCGTCGCCCTCGCGCTGCTCGATCACCCCGTAGGGACAGGCGGGCACGCAGTAGCCGCACCCGTTGCAGATGTCCTCCTGCACGACGACCGTGCCGAACTCGGTGCGCAGCAGCGAGCCCGTCGGGCACACGTCGAGGCACGCGGCGTGCGTGCAGTGCTTGCACACGTCCGAGGCCATCAGCCAGCGCATGTCGGGCTGCGACTGCTGGCCGCCCAGCGGCTTGGCCTGCTCGATGAACGCCACGTGCCGCCACGTCGAGGCGCCGAGCGCGCCGGTGTTGTCGTAGCTCATGCCGGTCAGGTCGAGCCCGTCCTCAGGCACGGCGTTCCACTCCTTGCAGGCAACCTCGCACGCCTTGCAGCCGATGCACACGGAGGTGTCGGTGAAGAACCCGACGCGCTCGGGCGGGTCGGTGTGCCCCGCGTCGGCCGCGACATCGGGCTCGGGCCCGTACAGCAGGTTCGGTCGTTCCGTCGTCAGATTCGGTCGTTGCGTCGTCAGGTCCGGTGGTTCCGTCGTCATGGGTCAGACCTCCAGGCCCGTTCGCTCGTCGGCGCCCGCGCGCCTGCGGTAGTCCTCGACCAGGGCCCGCAGCGCGGGGCCGCGCGGGCGGCGCCCAGGCCGGATGTCGGCGGTGAGCGCCTTGACCTCCTGGATGTGCACGTTCGGGTCGAGCACGATGGCGGACAGCTCGTTCGCCGCGTCGCCCGTGCTGTAGCCGTTGGGTCCCCAGTGGTAGGGCAGGCCGATGTGGTGCACCGTGCGGCCGTCCGCGCGCAGCGGCGCCATCCGCTCGGTGACCAGCACCCGCGCCTCGATGGCGCTGCGCGCGGTGATGATCGTCGCCCAGCCCGCGTGGGCGAGGCCGCGTTCCGCCGCGAGCTCGGGGGACACCTCGCAGAACAACTCCGGCTGGAGTTCCGCCAGATAGGGCGACCAACGGGTCATGCCGCCCGCCGTGAAGTGCTCGGTGAGCCGGTAGGTCGTCACGACGTACGGATAGACGTGCGAGCCCGGGGCCCCGTTCGCCGGGTGGTACTCGTTGCCCTCGCGGGGGAACGCCAGCCGTACGGGGGAGCGCGGGTGGTGCGGGTGCAGCGCGTTCCCGAACGGCGAGTCCTGCGGCTCGTAGTGCGTCGGCATCGGGCCGTCCACGAGCCCCGCCGGGGCGTAGAGCCAGCCCTTGCCGTCGCCCTGCATGATGAACGCGTCGTCGCCGCGCAGCGCGGCCACGCCGAACGCGTTCTCGTCCGGGACGTGGTCAGGCGGGCACGTGAGGGGGAAGTCCGGCTCGTCGTGGCCGGTCCAGCGGCCCGCGTCCGCGTCCCACCACACGTACGCCTTGCGTTCGCTCCACGGGGTGCCGTCGGGCGCGGCGGAGGCGCGGTTGTACAGCACGCGGCGGTTCGCGGGCCAGGCCCACGCCCACTCGGCGGCCACCCAGTCC
Above is a genomic segment from Streptomyces marincola containing:
- a CDS encoding phytoene/squalene synthase family protein, with translation MTARELDAARITNPALRAAYTHCRRLNARHGRTYFLATRLLPADRRPAVHALYGFARWADDIVDDLAPGTPAEERARALDALAARVAAVFERPAVPGPSASPGTSASAGAFDGARGPDTAHAPVVRALAHTVARYRIDPDYFTAFLRSMRSDLVVTDYPTYQDLRGYMYGSAAVIGLQMLPVLGTVVPRAEAAPHAAALGEAFQLTNFLRDVGEDLDRGRIYLPGDLLAAHGVDRDLLCWSRRTGRRDRRVTAALMAAAALTRGVYRAAEPGVAMLDPVARPCIRAARTLYSGILDAVAADGWSVLHRRAVVPRHRRAAVALDGLARAVAARRRARPGGHTPALVAAATERSPA
- the crtI gene encoding phytoene desaturase family protein; the protein is MKRLTGPTGRVVVVGAGLSGLSAALHLLGAGREVTVVERAALPGGRAGRVDLGGYLLDTGPTVVTMPELIDEAFAAVGTSLRERLDLVPLHPAYRARFADGGHLDVHTDAAAMEAEVRRCAGPREAAGYRGLRQWLEALYRAQLHRFIDANFDSPLRLLNPDLARLAALGGFGRLDRQVGRFLSDERLRRVFTFQSLYAGVSPTRALAAYAVIAYMDTVSGVYFPRGGVHALPRALAAAATDAGGTFHWGQTVTRLERRGDRVTAVHTADGLRLPCDAVVLTPELPTAYRLLGRVPRRPLRLRHAPSAVVLHAGTTRTWPGLGHHTLSFGRAWERTFEELTRSGRLMTDPSLLITRPTAHDPSLAPPGRHLHYVLAPCPNTAIGPDADAWRTLGPRYRDRLLAELERRGLAGLAAAIEAEHLVTPADWARQEHAAGTPFSAAHTFAQTGPFRPRNLVRGTSNAVLAGCGTTPGVGVPPVLLSGKLAAARVTGLRGGDRSRTTITLAS
- the nrfD gene encoding NrfD/PsrC family molybdoenzyme membrane anchor subunit — its product is MSDAEVTRAGLRNERPGSHALFGNGMPGGPGAVPDGAPPDGQRPYGADAFSTGTGSGERRAAGPAGRRRSRGGPGGGPGDGEAFTSYYGRPVLKAPHWAATDIAGYLFLGGLAGAGSVLAAGAELTGRRATARAMKLSSLGAVSLSVVALVHDLGRPARFLNMLRVIKPTSPMSIGSWLLAGYGPLAGVAAVTDTTGLFPRTGRAATCGAAVFGPAVAAYTGVLFADTAVPAWHEGHRELPYLFTGSAAAAAAGMALLAAPGRESGPARRAAVLGTAAEFAAMRALHRRAGPVDETYRRGKAGRLLRAASVLGAAGAAGAAGLAGRSRAAAALSGAALLAASACTRFGLFHAGLASVRDPKYTVEPQRARLAAAEAHAAAEAAETP
- a CDS encoding 4Fe-4S dicluster domain-containing protein, which codes for MTTEPPDLTTQRPNLTTERPNLLYGPEPDVAADAGHTDPPERVGFFTDTSVCIGCKACEVACKEWNAVPEDGLDLTGMSYDNTGALGASTWRHVAFIEQAKPLGGQQSQPDMRWLMASDVCKHCTHAACLDVCPTGSLLRTEFGTVVVQEDICNGCGYCVPACPYGVIEQREGDGRAWKCTLCYDRLGAGSEPACAKACPTDSIQFGPLETLRERAAERVAQLHATGVPDARLYGEDPADGVGGAGAFFLLLDEPEVYGLPPDPQVTTRDLPAMWRHAGVAAAALLTGLAAMFAGGRR